The region AAGAATCGGATCGCTCTAAACATTTTATGTATAAAATACCTCACGACTAAACAGGTAAAGATTAGATTGCTCATCGTGATTAAGAGTGATATACACTTGAGATAATATTGACAAAatcatcggagtgggattgtcggacTCCCCCCCGACGTAGTCTTCTATTTTGCAGGACAGCAAAGATAGGCTCTTCCAGGTCTTCAGCTACCATACcaaaaactgttctaacaatctattttttttttaaaaaaaaaaaaaaatcaattaattaatatgatatttttctttAGGGCATGTAATAAATATAGGTgagaattaaaaatacatgcTGAAAGAAccatttcaatttaataaactgctTGGGAAGAATTTCATTAAGCTCAGTTTGGcgggggtaaaaaaaaaaagtcctaaaACAAAACGTTTTAAACCAGCAAACGGTGTCGTTCGGCTCAGTAATTCTCCTTCCCATGGAAGCTTCGTCCTCGCCAAACAGAACTCTTTTTCTACTTCTTTggagaaggaaaaaaacaaacaaaacgtTTCAGAAAATTTCCCGCCTATTTTCTTTAACTTTCCGATCAAATGGCTCCCAGATCCGATAGCACCGAAGGTACcgcaacctctctctctcttcgaaTTTTCAAGTTATTTTACTTAACCTCGATGATTTTCTCAAATATCTTTATAACTTTTTTTGCAGCTATCGTTCTCAACTTCGTGAACGAGGTAAGCATTTTCTTCAGCCCTCTATCAAGACGTCTGCGTTTAGGCCTCATTACTTGTTTTCCCTCTTCTCTGAACCTCTAAATTTACCTGCCAAAGTTTGTATAATCCCAATAATTTTACTTCGGGAAAAGAAACGATTGAACCTCTAACTTTCCGAATTTCTTTTGTTCTCTTTCTACTATTTTTCGCTGTAGCCAAACGAGGCATAACGCTCCCTTCTGAGTCTTAGGTTAGGTTTTCCATTCTTCCGCGGCTGAGGAAATTGAATCTGTAATTCCGCTTAGCTTACTCAAACTAATCAAATGCCAATACAGTAATTTCCTTGCAATCTAtttgttaaatttgattttCATATGTATATTTGATATACATATGAAAATCAaatctaattaatatatatatgatttagaatattaattaaatgattaaatttattattaattaacatggtatcaaataTTATAATTCTATGAGTTATTGTGAGCAGAGTAGCATAGACATCAGGTATTTACGCTTTCATTTGTATCTTAGTttctgttatatatatttttttttttcctctccagCAAAACAAGCCATTAAATTCTCAAAATGTGGCGGATTCGTTGCAAAAGTTTAATCTCAAGAAGGCGGCAATTCAAAAGGTGCTGGATGCTCTGGCTGATAGCGGGCAGATTTCGTTCAAGGAGTATGGTAAGCAGAAGATATACCTGGCCCGACAAGACCGATTTGACATTCCAAACAGCGAAGAGCTTAATCGGATGaaggaagaaaataacaagCTTCAGCAACAGCTTCAAGAGCAAAGGAGAGCAATCAGTGATGTCGAGGGAGGTACCTTCTGCGCACCGTTTTTATTTGTTTCGTAAGAAGTGATCTGGGTGTGTTAGTCTTGGTTATTTGAACATGTTAGCTCTGgatttaagattttgttttttgaacttTAACTTTCATGAACTTTAATGTGGAAACAAAGATATTTGAGGACAAGGTCTGTCATGTCATGTAAGGTGACAATTTAAATACGCCGTTGTTGCAGAGATTAGAGCTTTGCAATCAAATTTGACACTGGAACAGATACGCGACAGAGAAGCCAAACTGAGAAGGGAGGTAAGTTACGTGGATATTTTTGAAGCCTTTTCCATATTGAAGTGGGTAAGATATATCTTCAAAGAAGTATGGGACATACTTATGAGCTTTTAGTTGTGTATCAGGTAAAGGAGATGGAGGACAAACTAGACAAATTGCGTGGAGGAGTTACCCTGGTGAGGCCTGAAGACCGCAAGGCAGTTGAGGACATGTACTTGGAGAAAGTAAGTCATTGGAGAAGGCGTAAAAGGATGTTCAAAGATCTATGGGATGCTATAACCGAGAACTCACCCAAGGATCTCAAGGAGTTTAAGGTTATATACGTTGTTTATGTCTAGTAAGCATCCGCGTTTAAGATTGCTGAAGTTTCTAATAGTTGTACAAATTTTTGCAGGAGGAACTCGGGATTGAATATGATGAAGATGTCGGCGTAAGTTTGCAGTCATATGGCGACCTGGTGCAACGTGGTAAGAAGCGTCCTAGAGGCCAGTGATTTTATGAAGTGTTTCATCCTCGGTCAAGGATTTAAGGGTATAAGATGTTTTCCTAGAGGAAAATCTGTTGCAAAAGGAAAATACATGTAAATTCTGCATGCTTCTAAGATCTAGATTTCTCATAGGTGTTGCGCGCTAAACTATTGTTTTACAATGATGCATAATATGACAGTTCAGATATTATCACAATTTTAATCATAAGGCCCCATGTACTTCAATGAAGAAAAATGATCAATTATGAGCGATTCCTCTGTTAATGTACCCTGTGATGACCAATGAGCTTTAACTTTTTTCTAGAACAGAAACTTAACATGACTTGTAATGTGCCTTAGCTAGTACATAATTAGATTGTTCTGCACTGATGCCCATGAAGTCACTTATAAACATTGAATCTAGTCTTTGAGCACATGCCTGTCATGTTGCTTGACTATTACATAAGTTTCAGTTGATGAAGATGTTCTTGTGTAAACGGATGAACTATTCTAATCTGAAGTGGATTTTAGGCCGTGCATTGACACTCAAGAAGGCACTTGCAGTGATGGGATCTATtgtgttcttttgttttctgctTTTGTTAAAACTATTAGGATCATGTGAAAGCTGTAACTTCTGGTTCATGGGGATCACCGGGATTTCACATTGTAGCACACAACACACTAAGTGCCTCTTAACACACGCTGAGTACAAGTTAAACTTAAAAGCCTTATAACTGAGACCGGTTGTGCCATCTGCACGTGAATGTATCTTTGGTAAAATCTGTGTTTTCTTTTAAGACCGTAAGTAGGCTTGTAAATGAATTAGTGCAGACAGCCTATTGTTTTAGATCTTGTAACAAGCATGCATGTTGCAATACCAGTGCTGAAACAGATTTTTGCTGCCTTCTTGTACACATATAGGAAAATTGACTCTTCTTTTGCCTCATGAGATACCTACGGTGCCTGACTTGCTAATTAAAGAGCATGTCTTGATGAACATtaaagtaaatatcatttcAAGACGACGTGTTTTATCTAAcataagataaagataaaatacAGAgtataaataaaggaaaaataaactCACACACTTGTTAACTATTTGAAATAGTAATTTTCAACTcactcaaaaacaaaaaaaaatgaaaaaattaacaGGCACTTGCAGTCCAAATGATAACACCAGTATACATTTACGAAAAATTTatggaagaaaaataaagaaagctaACATAGACTCACTCGATCGATTGATATTGCCACAGCTCTCAAACTTGCagaatatatatcaaaatatagTAGGGCGCCTTTTCAGTATCCGCGAACTTGTTTAGTCCTGACAGATATTGGTCTTTTCTTTATGTTTATACGATGTGCACTATGCGCCCCAGATCCTTCTGCAGCATGTCCTATTGGGTTTCCAAGGTCGGATTCCACCTTTAGGCCAGCTTGAAACCGTGAAGGAATTTGCTTGTGAGACGGTATGCTGCTTTGTTCATTCTCAGTCTCATTATCACTCTCATCAAAATGCAATGACTTGTCAAAAGGATCACCCTGACCTATCACATCATCTGAGGATATTGCGATCACCATCGAAATGTCTTCTGCTGAATCTGAGCTTGAAGCAGAGATTGACCTCTTCAATTCTGCTGCATTTTTATGTTTCATTTCTTCAGCTCGATATTCACTGTGCATTTCTTCATTTACTGATTTAGATCCGTGCATGTTCAATACTTTGCCTTGTCCAGTACTGGGACTACCCTGATCATCAGGATCATACGGTTCAGATCGAGAGAGTTCCACTGCAGCTCTTGCAGCTTCTGCTGCATAAGCAGCCGACTCAAATGCTGCTTGAGCTGCGTCAGCTACATCCCTGTATTTTCTTCTAGTTTTCATTGAATCAGAGAACCCATCATCTTTTTTGATCTCTTCATGCGAAATACGCAAATTATCCCCAACCTTGGTGCTGCCTGAATTGGCAGATGTGTTCGGCTCAGGCTGGTTTTGCTTCTTGTTCACGTCCAAGTTTTCCTGCATACATATCAAATAGCAAGCCACACGCCATGTGAGCAGTTGTcaacattttaattaaattattgtaCTATTTCTCTTCAAACTTCAAACTTCATACCTCAGTCGAAATGGAATCAGCTTCCTCAAGTTGCAGAACGATGTTGTTCTCGGATGCAATTTCTTTGAGCACTTTCATTCTGCTCTCCAAGCTTGGTTGCCTGGTTGATAGTTTATTTATCATCTATAGGAACCCAACACAAATACAATACTACATGTCATAAAACTGTGATAAATTATCTAGCTAGATAATCTGGGGAAAATTTTAGAATTATCTTGATGTAGGCAAGAAAGCATATTTGCCCATACGAACTCTTATATAGACCAAAACTTTAGTAATTTCATCACCTATCTATGGTTTTaccatataaaaataaataaataaataaataaaataaaataaaatggtacGAATATCTTATTCTAGAGGATGctaatttttacaaatattttttttttttttttttcttcttcttttatttatttatttatttattattttccaaaTGAAGAttgttagagcattcctagctagtagctattttggtgaatcaatttgatgaaaacactaaaaaactaCTCACAACAacctcaccactttaaccaaaaagttttggtgagtaaaaatacgaattaattttgatgaataatattcGTTCACCAATtctctcaccaattttgtttttctctcacatgatcagcacatttttttcattttttctcccattttcttctcctattttccatctctctcacacgatgatgcccttatttcatggacatgaagaTTTCTTTATAcctgacataaactttgtggttctttcatttatcttttctttctttctttcttgaatttggttgagaagcaaatgaaaatttctttgaatttcttaGCGATGATCTAATCTCAACATGAAGGTGTATGGTAGTTTGTTgtataaaatgattaaatagagaaagaataaagaaatttaaaaacattatttaaatgaaatagtgatagtgaataattAAATGGTAAGGTTGctggaaaaattttaaaaagtagctCACAGatagagaaaagtaatttttagttactttgatgagtaaaatttaatgaagatactaggaatgctcttatacCTTGCATTGTTTACCCCACCTTAACTTCTATAGTAAAGATGTAGCCATATTCTTGTGTCCTCTATTTTTCTCTATGTTTCAGCtctcttttacattttatggCCTATGTATTTTTGAGaaactttttgcttttttgtagaagcattaacaaacaacttcaaacacaaaataatcaaaattactttcatttttatgttaaaaaaaaaaaaaaaaaatcatctaaaaGGATATACCTTAAGATTTACTCCACAGTTGTTGCGTAAATCAATGGCACGAGCAGCAAACTCTTTACCAAAACGGGATGTAAGAGTAGAACGAATCTCTTGAAGCTCTGGGAAATCCCCGACTCTGGAAGCCGCATAGATCAAGCTTGAGATTGCCTCCTTCAGTTCATCGGGGCACTCTCTATACAAAAAAGAAGCATGACCATAAAAAAGTTGACCAATCACTCCATcaataaacagaaaataaaaatgcgcgccacaaaaaaacaaaggaaaaaaaaaaaaaactttatcggaaaaaaatgtaattttttcgACATGTACCTTTCTTGTTCAACGAGGTGGAGCCTCTCAATCAGAAGATTGCAATAGTCCTCTATCATAACGTACACATCGAACATATTCTGTTCCTTGATCACATGCTCAACCTGTAAAAAGGCAATCGAAACTTTGTATACCACCCAAAGACTAACAAAATAAACGAAGATAAGTTACATAGTCTCTTCAAGAGTTAACCAAGCTTACACGAAGAAGAGCACGGTCATGGCTACCCAGCTGAAGGAGCTGAACGACGTCGGACCGGTCTTGGGAGCACCGGACTTTGCGCTGGTTCTTGAAGACGGCGAGGCGAGAGAAAGCGAGAGTGATAACAGGCTTAAACTTGGAGGCCTTGAAGGTTCTACCCAGAAGAGCATCAAGCTTCTTTCCCATGCCTGCTGCCTGCTCAATGAGATCAGCCGAAGAAAGTGGCCGGTGTTGGCAGGTGCAAAGGGATCGAGATCAAACGAGAATGAGAGCTCGATCTGTAAGCGCACGAAGAAGGCAAAAGAGACCTGGCTCGTTTGCTCCTTTATGTGatgacgagagagagagagagagagagaggtggggTCTTTATCTCTGACTATATACGTAATACGTGTGTATATGAGCTTTGGCTTATGAGCGAAGTCTTTCTCTAGGAGGAGCTAAAGGAAACGGAGGTCTGAAAACGCGGTTGGTACGTCAACTTCGAGGAAGAATAGAGGATGGTTCCACAAAGGGGGGCCATCTTGAATCTAGAGTCACGCGCTGAGCACGTTATCATTTGGATCCTTGAATTCACGTACGTAGTGTAAAAATGGAAAAGACTATTTTGTCGCGCGTCTCCAGCTTTGAATCTTGATCGACGCCGAGTAGGAAAAAATACAGCttatggttttttatttatttatttactttttggaCATGTCAAAAACAATAGAGTGAGTAGAGATTCAAAGTAGTGACCTTCGTTTTATGAATCGTGGTCCTCAACCGATTGAGCTATTTCTTAGAGACAATACAGCCTATAGTTGAGTTGGCTGTGAtggttataatttataaataggAATACCAGTACCATCGAGATTATTTTAAGCACCACCAAGAGAATATAGATTTGGAAGCgattaatttgaatttttagtttttatgtttttatttaaaaattattcttcttgctttttgctcttaattttattcaaatgacatgtatattttatttatgttctgAGACATTTTAGTTTAACTGATGGCATATATTATGTTGAGCTACgtacatatataatttttttctttaggtaGAATTTGATTtgcattttactttattttaaatataattttaataaacgAACTTAGCCGACACGTtggttttaacttttaacttCAAGCGCAATTACGAGTTTAGTTAATGCTTTAGTAATCATTCATGTGATAGACTTTCTATGTTTCTCTAGAGTCTAAATATTTTAGGATTTAattctttgtaattatttttcttttactataattggagccttaattaaagagcattaaCTAACCACTTTACTATAATTGAgcctttaaaaaaagaaaacttaattatattgttGCTATTTTGGACCTTATTCCATTGGGAGCCCGACAAATTCGCATAAGCAATGAGCCGGTCCTGATTTAAAGGGTCAATTATTTATA is a window of Alnus glutinosa chromosome 4, dhAlnGlut1.1, whole genome shotgun sequence DNA encoding:
- the LOC133865237 gene encoding homologous-pairing protein 2 homolog, which encodes MAPRSDSTEAIVLNFVNEQNKPLNSQNVADSLQKFNLKKAAIQKVLDALADSGQISFKEYGKQKIYLARQDRFDIPNSEELNRMKEENNKLQQQLQEQRRAISDVEGEIRALQSNLTLEQIRDREAKLRREVKEMEDKLDKLRGGVTLVRPEDRKAVEDMYLEKVSHWRRRKRMFKDLWDAITENSPKDLKEFKEELGIEYDEDVGVSLQSYGDLVQRGKKRPRGQ
- the LOC133865236 gene encoding uncharacterized protein LOC133865236, which produces MGKKLDALLGRTFKASKFKPVITLAFSRLAVFKNQRKVRCSQDRSDVVQLLQLGSHDRALLRVEHVIKEQNMFDVYVMIEDYCNLLIERLHLVEQERECPDELKEAISSLIYAASRVGDFPELQEIRSTLTSRFGKEFAARAIDLRNNCGVNLKMINKLSTRQPSLESRMKVLKEIASENNIVLQLEEADSISTEENLDVNKKQNQPEPNTSANSGSTKVGDNLRISHEEIKKDDGFSDSMKTRRKYRDVADAAQAAFESAAYAAEAARAAVELSRSEPYDPDDQGSPSTGQGKVLNMHGSKSVNEEMHSEYRAEEMKHKNAAELKRSISASSSDSAEDISMVIAISSDDVIGQGDPFDKSLHFDESDNETENEQSSIPSHKQIPSRFQAGLKVESDLGNPIGHAAEGSGAHSAHRINIKKRPISVRTKQVRGY